CTTACCTCATATGGAGACTGAGTAGATGTGGCAGATGGACCTCGCCTTTCCGAAAGAGCGGGTGCTAAAAGATGACAGAAATATGTGTGACCAGTCAGTTGTGCTGTCCATCTCAGGAGGATGTTTTGTGGTTAAATGTGCAGGCTTACAAACAACTTGTGTGTTGCTTTGCAAGAAAAATGAGTCGACACCGAcacagtttaacatttaaatcaaactgaaatAGGATTTACAAGAGCTGCACGAGCTGTGTGAGGAGGAGACAGTAAAGGTAAACTTTGACTCAGACATATAGCTGTAACTCTGTGTCCTTTGTGATCAGCTCGAGTGCGTTCTTACCTGTGGAAGATTGAGAAGGTCCAGCTGAGCTTTTCTTCTTGGTGCATCTGAAGATAAAAATCATGACAGCTGCTGTCCCCAACACGTCCACGAAGACgaccagcaaaaacaaaatcgAGTCGAGCTCGAAACAGCTTTTGCACACTGGAAGATAAAGATCAGCCGGTGAACGAGTGAAAGCTCAGACAGGACACAATACGGCATGTCATGAGaaatcatgattttttaaaaaagatttttaactCACCCTTTCCTTTCACGTAGAAATAATATTTAGTTTTACCAGTGTCCGAGTCAGGGTCAGGGTATTCACAGTAGTATAAGCCTTTGGTTGTGCCACCATATTGAAGTGTGTACGTTGGCCCCACATGTTTTGTATCTGCTTGTTTCCTGAACCAAGTCCCGTTCTCTGGACAGGTCATTGTGAATTTTTCTCTCCAGAATTCTACTCCAGCTTAAAACACATGGACAGGCGTTTAGTTATTTCAGTGTACTTCCTTTATACTCTTTCTACGTCTTTGTACTTTGTCCACGGCGAAATGATGATAAAGCTGAGGTGAGTTTCCAAAATTCAACTCATCTTCTGCATGTCAGACCCTGAGGGTTTTTTCTCGTTTTACTGTGCATTACATCATGCTAATGTCTCACATACAGagactgaaatatttctaaTAAGATTCCacagtaaataacaaaaatacaactagttgtcaaaataaaatgtatccatGCCCATAGCTATACTTTTCAGGTAAAATTCTGACAAATTAATCCCGTTTTATCCAAAAAACGTAAATAGCTAAACATTACATAAAAAGTGtggttgtgaaaaaaacaaacaaattatttttttggcatgttaaaaaataaagattaatatttatttaaacagaagaataaaaaatgtaaagtatatAGCCAGGTAAATCTTACAGATAAATACATAACTTTTCAACCTGGTAATCAGAGCAGTGAAGGCGCAGTGATGAAATACAGGAAATTGGAGAAGTTGCTCTTAAATGCCTTAAATCTTCTGTCAGAAAGGGGGTTACTCTAAGTCCAGAACAACATATTGAAACTCCATGACTTTGAAATATAAAGTAgaataaaattcaataaaatgaaCAACTGATATTTACCTGCACCAGCCTTGGCTAtgaacaggaggaggacagcgaGGACAGCGAGTGCGGCCCGAACAACCATACTGTTGATTTTCTTAggaagttctttttttttttttttttttaatagttttcgTCTCTATTGATCAGATttccaaatataaaaacaccaaGCTGCCTGTTAAAGAAGTAGACTCGATGGTTCTCCTGCtgactctttctctctttctttgtctatgtctctctctattacacatacagtacacacatacacacgcatgcacccacacacacgtgcacgcgcacacacacacacacaaacgcacacacacacacacaaacgcacacaagTTGCACCCCACaggaagtgatttttttcaaaatgaattcaCAGTTAAACCTCAAAATGAAGTCAAACTGTATGAATAGAGAAATACCTTCAtatgtatttctatttattttgaattttattccTGATTCCTGattctgtttctattattaAGTAAACTGTGGACCCCTGACTaagtgacattttatagatattttatattgtatttaataTATGCATAAAAGTAAACTATACAATTACCCCGATATTGGGGAAGTTCGTTTTAGTTTTCTAAAACTAACTTTAGTTTTCTACACAATtctttgtgttatgtttttatttaacccaAAAAGCTTTTGTGTGAAACACACTCAGTGTTTTCTCCCCTCTGACGCCTTGTGTTTGCTCTTTGCTTGTTTTAAAGGCGTAGTTTTGTAATGCAGAACAAGGCTTGTGCTCAAGTCTTCACTGTGTCCTTAACCTgtgaatttttttatgtttaaatctTGCAAAATAATCCAAAACTTGTATAGTGATATAACGATTCCATTCAgttctttttacaaaaataagtaGAAAGTTGACACAGAgctactgtatttttaaaagcagccCTTAAATGCAGGAAGGCCTCGTTACCCCTCGTAAAGCTTTAGCAACCCACATGGGGGTCAGAGCTCCCAGGTTGTTAACCAGCGATCTACAGTCCAACTACAACAGTTTGAATTAGATGCTCGTACTGAGTACATAATATTACAGTAACAGcgttattgctgtgcatctctccccctctctttctctttcctttttgtcatttttgtacttcaactgttatttacgacatctattgcacatctttTCGTAaaggaagagggatccctcatcatcctctactgctcttcctgaggtttcgtTAACCCCCCCCGCCCCGTTTCGGgagttctttttggggagtttttcctgaCGGGATGAGAGGGTCTAAGGGCTGTCAtatactgtaaagccctctgaggcaaaccgtggtttgtgataataggctttatgaataaaactgactCATGCTGACTTTTTTGTAGTAAAAGTAACCATCATATATACTTCTATACTCTTCCTGTGTCTTTGAAAGCATATTGTGAATATTTGATAAAAGTAAACGTGTTTGGTACCAAGTGTGATCAATCTGAACTTTATTACTGTATGATCTGGTTTGGTAATAATTCTAATGGCTCCCTTTTGCAGTGTTACAGTAAAACTACCTTTGTTTGGGTTTCATGTTTATTTCCCCATATCTCTTCACAGTAGCTGATGTACGGATCAATCAGGGTTAGATAATAGACAGTACTTACTCAGTAGCTTTGTGCGCCTGATTTAAATACTTTTCCTTTTGCATGAATATTGTTTGCATATAAACTGTTTATTTGAAAGTGCTACCAATTGCTGATTTTACAGCTTGTTTTATCAGTGTATCATTTTATAACACACCTTGTTAATGTCTATTCTCCATTAACAGAATATGTTCTTACTATCTATACCTAGGGCACGGATGAAGTTTGACAAAAAAGCCTATGCAGCTCCATATGGACTCTTCTGCAGAAGGATCCCATGTTGCACTCATTGTTTCCTTGGAGctgttttaaaatactgtttcaGAAATGTATGTCATCATCTATATGCCAAGGTAAGGGTGTTTTTTGCccctgttttcttgttgttttttgcttacTTACAGCATAATTTTTGTTCTATGTTGTTAGTCTGTAACTTAtgtcttggccaggacactcTTAAAAAGGAGGTTTTAAATCTCAAGGGTTTTTTCTAGTTGAAcaaaagttaaatataaaaagaaaggaatggaaaacatttttgcaagttgTAAAGCTGCAGttcatgtttgaaaatgtcaaacatctACGAATGCCTCGATTAAGATTGTAGGAATGTAACTTTTCAGGTTACCCATAATTGTTTTAGTAAATGAAGTTTAATGCCCTTGTTATTTCAAAGTCTCATATTTTTACTTCAGAGGATTCAACTTCCAGcttgaagaaaacatgctgaCATGTCAGCCATAAAAGTTGAGAACTGAATATCAGCCTCTGGTCTTCCTGACAGGATTCAGTCCAGAATCACAGAGGTTCTGCTCATAAAAGTGCAGCTCTGCCCCCAAGTGGTTAAAACTGGTAACCAGTCAGTTCACTGGGttactgttacattttttaagaaaactgataaaatgaaatttttctttaaccatcttgtttctttcacaaattaattacttttttatttgtttaatttgatgATTCAAGTAAAAGCATGCAAATTAATATATcttgccccccacccccccaaaaaaacaaaaaaaaaaaaacccccaaaaaattgcacatatcatttttcattgtttgatatttattaaaACTGTTCATTAAGAACAACTTTATTTGTTATGACatacaaagaaatgacaaaCTCCCCATGGTGCACAacaaacatttaacccttttaaacctgagaaaattggtttgatttctttcagaaacatgggggaaaatgcaatgacgaccttggcaagagatgtcccacaaattgcaagaaatcaaggtgacaagaaaatgacttgaaaataagttttaagaAAGAGCaggaaattattacaaaataaaaaaaaaatatggaaattgtccagaaaactattaaacgatgtaaaaatatgttcaatCATAATAAACACAGACCTActacgactactactactactaataataataataatcacttaaataataaaattagaaaattaaaattatattaaaaaattagtCACTAAGTTAAAACAAGGCACTAATCGAGAGAGCTCCAACCTGCTGCACTATTGCACGCCAGCATCTTGCCACCACACTAAGCTGTTTATTCGTATGGATTTGCAATTTCTTCTTTGtaataaatacagtataaaaagaaaaagaaaaacaatacatgTAAATATAGATTTCTTTTGGGGCCAGTGTGGACGGTGCCAGGGGACCAGATGTGCTCGGTCCGGCACTGCTCATGTGTTTATAGTGTATCACCATAAATAAACACTCGATCATACTTGAGATCATGTATGGCATCTAAACACAATGCCTGTTCAACACGGATGAGCCGTGTCTTGACATGTGTTTGCGCAACAGCTTTACTACAACGGAACAACACATATATAAAGCGTTTTACGCAGCGGCAGAACAGGTTTGGTGAGCATCAAGAATTTAACATGTGAGAGAGGAGATAAGACGGCAGCGAGGAGAAGTGGATGACTTTGTTACTCCGCCCGAAAATGTGGTGGGAGGGTGCTGAAATGAAACGTATGAGGGCAGCGGCGAGTTGAGACGCGTCTTTGGAGACAGACAAggtggagaagaggagaggactAACTTCCATGTTTTTATCCCTTCTCAAAGGGGGATCCACAGACTTATCGGCCGGGGTTTCCAATCTACTTTGTGTCGGCGCAGGAGTCTCAGCGGGGTTAGTTGACTCCCGGTTTCGTCTCGGTCATCTGACAGAAGTGCCGTCCATCCAATGTGCGTAAAGGGGCTCTATTTCCTCACCGTCCTGTCTGGACTCGCAGCTTCAGGTGAGACCCGGTTTGTTGTGAGTGgataaacaaacagagcagataatgttgtatgttgttaaatactttattatttgttttactaaTCAGCATACAGTGTACAATGATTTATCCaagtgtgttttgatttttttaagccagTCAATAACGCATTATTTTGATTGGCATATGGATACAGTAGCTTATACATATACGATCTACAGCAattgaaaacaattaaattCCTTCTAAAATTATGTAATGACCCCACCTCTGCTTAGACTTATATTTCATCATCTAGTTTTTTCCATAAGTTTACAtcccctgctttttttttaacatcccaTGATTGATCTTAAGACGTAACAGGATAACCGTATAGAGACGCAACAgagtttcaaagtaaaaccCCTGATTGACTGATGTTTTAGTGAAAGCTCCACAGGGACCCCTAACCTCCAAATCTGCGCGGTAGTCGTGCGTCATTGGGAAGCGGAGAACTTGGCACAATGGCACAGTGTGGGTTACTGAAGAACTTCTCGTGAGAGCAGagcgcgggggggggggggggtcacttCTGGCTATATAATGTCTTTTCAGTATTTACCGGCATCAAACGCATTGTGTTCTGCTTTATGCAACCTCACTCCTTTCCTGCCTATTAATGTGCATCCGTGCTCAACGCTCGCAGAGACTGTGAAGTGGCCCGCTGGACGCAGATAAGTCCACCTGCTTCCTGTATACAAAGAGTCCAGGATATGTCAGTTGAATCATAACAATACGTCAGTTACAAGcatagaaataaacacaaatagatTGTATGGTTGCATCCAAATGCTGTAATGGCTAATGGAACATGTTTTAATACAACAAATTGGCATATCAGTGGCAATTCATTCAGCAGCCGCCAGGTTGTTTAACCTTGAAGTAATCTGTGTCCATTCAGTTAAGTGGATTATATTGATTGAACATGTCCATCCAGTGCCAAAGCACCACGTAGGGATTCACTATAGTAGCAAGCTGCTTATGTTTACAAGGAGCATGTGCCTGCAGATCAGTCATTACATAGTCACAGGCTGACACAGAGCATGATGACTGAGTATGGATATAGACAGATATATAATCAAATAACAGCGTGTGGAAAAAGCATGTTGGAACTGATTACAGCTCAGCAGCATCTCATGCCTGTTCTGCTGCAATCACTTCCATTGCCTTTGGCTTTAttgtgttggcaaaaaaaaaaaataacgcagcacaataaaacaagcCAGCAGACGTGTGGTGTAAAATTGCAATTATGTGTGAAAAATAACTTGGattcatttctctttctctcttactCACCCCTCCTCCCTTCAGGTACACAGATAACACTGTGGCAGTAAATCAGCACAGCGTATTTACCAATCAGCCCGCCGCTGTTCTGACACATGTGCTGATCAAAGTCAGTTAGTGTTCATTTGCAGACTTGCAGTGTGAGGCCTATTTTTAAGGCGTTATGATATAGACCAAACAGAATAATTTCTCTCTCCCCCGGCTACTCCAAATATAATCGCAGCAGGCGTTGCAGTGGTTAAAATCCTTCATCGCTCTCGAAGATAAACGCACTGCtcctttgtgtattttataaagtgagctcagcagcagctttgaaaggaaaaaaatagcataaattaCAGTTTGTGTTGAGATAGTTTTGGgagcaatgttttttcttttcgtAACACCAGAATGAAATGTGATCATTACCAGATTCAGACTTTTCATATTTGTGAGATTTGTGCAGATGCACTGTCAGGGCAGGATCAGGGAAAAGCTCTTGTGTTTAATGGAGGTGGAGGGACAgcacagatatctgcatatgaatgcagaattTGTAGGCCACAGAACAGGATTTTGGTATTGGaggctttctgttttttgtgattgtAGTCTGACTATTTGCCAATCATGTTTGAGAAGGCTTTCATTAAATGCATAAGTCTGTTTGGATAGCAAAAGAAGCAAAAACCATTGGCCGAAATGCACTTTTGGAACCCATTGACTATCACATGATGACAATTTAGGTTCTTATTAGCTTTCtaagaaaaaatgatttgcatTCATATCCAGAtatctgtttaaaaacattaGCCAAAACTCAATTTTCATGTCTGAAGATGATAATTAGACTGTAAACAATGACAAGCACACAGAAGAGCCTAAATATCTGTTACTGTTATCTGGGTAGCCATTGGCGACACCAGAACCCACAAGATATTGGCCCTTGGCCCCAAAGGCTAAATCGTCATTAGACAGATAGCTGATGGGTTCAGCACGAGCCCCCAGGAACATTACCAGGCTTTAAAGCCAATTTAACATGGTGGTCAAATTCGGAATTACAATGGCCGCTGCCATTGGGTCCCAAAAGAGTTTTTACCATAGACTGACATAGTGAAAGAGGCATCTGTatatcagtggatacatttctTCAGATGTCACAATCCCTGGAAAATGACCCATTTCCCTACCAGgatttgatcattttgtctgAAATTCTAGAAGAGCTGCacagttaaattatttttattcctaTTCAGGTTATTTGAGGGCTAAATCTGAAGTTAGCGACTCGGCCAGTGGAAGTATTTCCCTCAGGGAGACGTTATAGAGCCAGCAGATACAAAAGTAATCGCTACAAGCTCTCTTTCTTCCCAACAtccattgttttaaaataaataacctgCCAAACTCTAAGggatttttaaggatttttagcGCCCTCTGCCTGTTTAGTCTTATATTGCACATGCTATTACAattgctgttatttatttattttatcattttttactggttttacctCTGCTGTTCCTGTTCATCTaagtattgtattgtttttattatttttgtggaAATGATATTTTCACTCATGTCTTTGCCTCTTGTTGTTCTTGAGTATGACATTTTCTACTCAGAGTGGGTGCAATACATATACAGTGCAATATCTGTGATCCAGGGCTGATGCAATATCCTTAGACTGCTGCAATACTAATAGTCGACCCTTGTGactatgatgattttttttttgtttctttgttgtgtaTGTTGGACGTACGTTAATGTCTGCAGCATGCTGTGattgtggtttttgtttggCATCGTGGCCAAGGAAAATTTACCTCTCGGCAACCTTACGTCTCAcgcttgctctatgggccccaTAATCTGGGAGATCCCAATAATTTTATACTGTGGAAATCAAGCTTTCCTGGCTTCATGCGCCACAACTTTTATGAGAACGAACGGGGCCCtgcctccaatgctgtatctAGTTCTGTTTATacatccatgtttcaaaggcaACAGTTAGAATAAAATCAGAATTAACAGTCAAACCAAAAACCTGTTCTGCAACATGATTTCCATGTTAAAAACCATAGCTGTTACACCTGTTAGATGGCCCCTAGGTAAACATCAGTGTTTGCTTTGCGTTTGTTACATTTCCCCCTTCAAACAGCTTTACAGTACAGTGGACAGTAAAAACTAGATTTTAGTACAGTACAACAAGAAAAGGGCCGTCTTTAGTTGATATTCGTCTTCATGGTGAGAATTTATATACGAtgaatttacagaaaaacattataGTTGCAGTAAGGGTGGGGCCTTTGGGTCTTCTAGTTGTCTCAGATCCTGGGGCATTTGCACTCTTTgtcaatgactttttaaaaacagtaaagcacttaattaatttattaactgAAAAGAGCTGCTTTTGATGTCTACTGAGAGATCTGTGGTTTGGTCTGTCTTCTCCACAACAATCTCTTGTTTTGAGCTGttgaaatatttgaatttaaaaagtgatgtttgAACTGTAAGCAGAAGCCTTCAATAGCCAGACTTCCCTGGCAAAATCTGGACATTGacgtaaaagaaaatgacattcaAAAGACAGAACTGGCATGTTGTTCATTGCTCTGTTCTGGTGTATTTCTTTTGatgtaaaagata
The DNA window shown above is from Plectropomus leopardus isolate mb chromosome 5, YSFRI_Pleo_2.0, whole genome shotgun sequence and carries:
- the LOC121943627 gene encoding T-cell surface glycoprotein CD3 epsilon chain-like, with product MVVRAALAVLAVLLLFIAKAGAAGVEFWREKFTMTCPENGTWFRKQADTKHVGPTYTLQYGGTTKGLYYCEYPDPDSDTGKTKYYFYVKGKVCKSCFELDSILFLLVVFVDVLGTAAVMIFIFRCTKKKSSAGPSQSSTAPALSERRGPSATSTQSPYESLSPHTRSQDPYSTVNRMG